CCTGCAGAACAAGGACATCAGATAAAGGTCTGCTGCCATGATTTACTCCCTATTCTCACAGGGAAATGCGGGTTTCCTTTAGCTATGTCTCATTTATGGATGAAAAAGTTATAAATGCATTCATTAACACAGGAAATGGAAGGTGTAAATAAGGAGAATTGAATTGTAATACCATAatgacagaaatggaaaaagaaagagttcagcgcgcgcacacacacacgcacacacaccattCACTAGGGCTTTTCCTACCTTTAGTGTTCCTCTGGATGTTACAGAGGAAAGCTCTGTAACATTCCATGAACAATGGGAAACTCCTTGGAGAAGCTTCTACGGCACGTAACTCGATATTGTGcacatttgtgttttgtgtgcaGTTGACAATCTTGCAGcaaatattttgcataaattacACTATAATCCCATATATCTCAGTGaatcatttatcttttttttttcatttattgccaATATATTTATCAAGTAGCATACTAATACTGATACTAAAGTATGCTGTTGCATTAATTAACTTCATCACAAGCTTGAAAATAGTCGTATGATTTGTCTggctataaataaatatgttaaaattgtATTAACGTTGAGTATACTTCACAATGGCTTTTATGCATCAGAATTAATCTAACTAGGAATTTCAGTCTTTGtgttcttaaattaatttttttaaattattttttagcttgTTGAGAAAAATCGTGAatcataaaaagcaaaatacattGGTGAGGATTGATGGATTCTTTGGCTCCTATTTCCGGGGGCTATCCCTAGTGCTACTCCTCCCATTATCCCTTTGCACCGAACGAGGGAAGTGTGTAAGACATCCCACAGTGTAATGAACACTCCATTAGAAAGCTGAttcaacattttctcatgtttggACTGTTGTTAAAATGTACTTGCGCCGTTTATTGTACACTTGGATAACACTTCAGAACGGAGCAAACCAAACAAATTACAGggtattaacatttatttttaacctatcaatatatatatataacttaacCTATATTTTAAACCACAAATAAATACCATGCTGCATCTTCCAGTCTTTACACTTTGTTGAGAAAGAATTTATTGGACAAGAATATGGTGGTGCAAGCCAAGCTACACAAAGTAAGGGTTGCAGTGAtgtcaaactattttaaataaagaagttGCTTATTCTTGCTGCTTTTGTGCTGACTAAGGTTTAATTTCCTTGGCCTACATTTCCAAAAGGCCGGcctacaaaatgttttatggcTTACGGATGAGGAGAAGTGAAATTACTTTGCAGCTGCTAAAAAGTTCCAATTTTTCTCATGGgcatttttgtaaatgtcttGGTAAGAAAACTTCCTAATATTGCTAGATCATAAATAGGAAAATTACTGTAATGTATTGCCttaatggagaaagaaaaaatatcattttgaattatttcaagCAAGTTTCATAATGAGCATTGATATATTAGCATGCTCCTTTGGAACAAATGGTTTATGTTAGAATATCAAAGTCCTTAAGTATACACTtggaagtttattttttgtttccttaacAAGTTTGAAAAGTAACACATGGTTACAGCTGCTGCAGTGATCTGTCTATGCGACACAGCTGGGAAAATTTAAACATCTATGTTTACATACAAAGAACCAGTAATAGCTGATGAATTATCAGCTTATTGAATGAGTGTCTATTTCTCAGTGGAGGATTTTAACACTGACCTGAATTAAGCACCCAAGGGTGCTAGGAAGGATAGGGGTAGTGATAATCCTATTAAATGGGATTCAGCTCAAGTGTGCCCTAAAGTCTGTCCTCCTTAGCCCTTCTCCCCAGACGATGGAAACAATTGGATAATGAGATTCAAACTATGTGGAATATAAAAATACCACCTTCAGATGCAAAGTTTTCCtaaaagtttttgttctttagaCAGACTAACTTATGACGAAATCACGGATTGATTAAGTGATGTAGTACTTTGGATTCAACCATAAACACATTGACGTGTGATATTTGAGCTGGTGGAAGaaaattcaaaacagaaaataggggggggaaaaagacaTACGAGCTAAAGTTAGGACATTGCATTTAATTAGAACAAATAGATCAGCgcaaattaacttttaatcaagtgaagaacaaaaaaaaacaattcctgAAACGCCCTTTaggatttatatatatatatatatatatatatatatatatattttttttttacattgtccTCATAAACATCAACCAAAATAATGCCCTTCATGATTGTATCACGATTACTGACACTGATTCCTTATCTTCATCGAGCAGGAATCCTCTCGATAAAAGGGCAGTCGATTGTAAACATTCCCTGTTTCTTTCAGGCTGCAAGGGAGGGATACTAATTTCTCAGGCTGATTTTATTAATAGAGAGGCACAGAGAATCTGAGGAGGGCGATAAACAGAGATGAGATTCTATCAATTATACGATTTCTTTAATTAACCATCATTAAAGGCAGATCAATAATGCCAAGACTGGAATTAAAATAAGGCCCATACATTATACACTATTTTACAAGCAACAATCAAATTGCCTCATATACTGTGGACCCCCGTCAAAggtgttgccatggtaaccagcagagcagaagagggtTGGGTGAATTTAAAGGAGCCAGGATAGATCTCTATATATCCCAGACACTTCAGAGACGCTTAATTCAGTGACGGAGGTGAATTCTGGACTGGAAACctaacaggaaaataaaaaagaaaaaattccaAATGTATAACAAAGtaataaaagcctttttctgaaatatttctccCGACACTGCCGataaattattcagaaataCAGTGAGGAATCTATAAATGTAGGTCAGGAGTGCAAACCACCAAAGAAATtaattagaatatttaaaaGCAGGAAGAAAGAGCTGGAGCTCTGAAGACGAACTGCAGTGGCGGTTCAGCAGGAGCAGGTCAACACGCAGGAGAGATAATGGACCCAGAGAGGCTCCAGCTCCTCGGAGAGTGATCAAGGGGATAAAACTCAGCAAACCCGAGTGCTCTAGTTAGGAAGGTATAGTTTGATGTAGGATGTGCTAAAGGAAGAAATTGGAGGTGGTGTGATCTaggtttgatttttgttgtcttttcagggctgtaaaagaaatttgatttatttattttttttacaactttccCTTTCTCATCTCAGTTTAGTCTAGGAGCTCGCAATAATTCTTTCAAATTCTAAAGCTgaaatcaatgtaaaaaaaacaaaacaaaaacgtcaGAGCGGCCAGCTGTTGTAATCGAGTGGTggcttgaaaacaaaaaaagccctCAAACAATTGACCAGGAGTGCTTTCAATGTCGAAGAAAAGTATGCGGAAATAATGTCAGTAGCAGAGTTTTGTGGCGGCATCAAccaagagaaaaacatgtttcaacaGATGAACTCTGAGTTGAGGAGCAGAACACATGTGGATAGTGAGAACAGTTGCTTCCTCAATGACTCAAGCCCAGGAAGACACAAGGAAATATAAAGACAGGACAGTAAGGTATTTGCAGCAGTAAATCAGCTGATGCCCCCCCCATCCTTTCAGAAAAGTGTCATAGTTAGATACCAAAATGCCAGAACAGATTTAACTTCCACGAAGACACAGTAAGAATGTCATTAATGACTTTTAATGCTATGATTAGCAGTCAACTGAAATTTATTGGACAGACCATTACAATGCAAATGCTGTCGCAATTGatgagaaacaatttttttcaaaaattttataTTCAAAAGGGGAAATAGACATAGGTCAGTAACCCTGTAGGCCAGGGCACCTGGAATGAGAGTAGTTTCAATTAGTTCGGGTTGATCATATCTGGGTTATAATTAATTTCTGTGATGTCGCCCATTCTCTTAAAAGTCCATAAGCAGGtagttttattcaaacatgGATTTGGGTCCTTGTAAGTCTGACATAATCAGGCTGCACCAGCAGTCGAACACTTTCACCttcattttgctttaaatatatcTGTAAACCTGTCCTGTGTGAATTTAACTTAACTTAGCCTACAGTCCTGCAGCGGCTCTAAGCATTTACACAGTTTATATGCCTCTCTGTATTTTTCCTATATACACAATGCTTTAAGTTAGGGGTAGGGCTGAGTTGTGAAATAGCATATATTTTACCATTTGACTCCTTCTTGGGTCAAAACCGACAAAATGAGACAATATTTGTCACTAATGCAGAGAATCCGCAGGGAGCTGGAAATCAGTCGAGAGAAGAAAGAAGAGGTAAAGAGAAGGTGAGAGACATTTGCAAGTGGAAAAGCCATAAATTTAATACCTCCCTCCCCTTATGAGCAGAAAGGTAGACTTACTACAGGAGAAggtgatggaaagaaaaaaaaagggaaacttAGGTGAGAACAGAAGGTGTGCCAAGAGAGAGGCAGGGGAAACAAACAAGGGAAGGGAGGGGAAAAGGTGAAGAGCAGGAGGTGGTGGGGGGAAATTTCGGGAAGGGTACCGAGCACTGGACACGGAGGTGTCGAGGGTCATAAAAACTAGGAGATGTGTTCTAGCCTCTGGGTCTTCATATCttttacatttctaattaaaagaGATAAAGAGTGAGGGAGTCATCAATCCCACAGTGATTTCCCAGTTAAGGCTTTAGAGGGGGCTGTAAACTAGGCAGCCCGGCATCATTGATTTTATAATTAGCTATCGTCATCCCAGACTTAAGATGGAGGCTGCGTAGGAGGGAGGGGGACTAGGAGGAGACCTTAaaaacagagagcaggaagCTGGCAGAGAAGCAGGAAGGCACAATGAGGAAGGCGATGACGAGGCCAGCCCTCAGGGGAGCCAAGGATGAAAGGAGAGGAAAACCAGAATGAGAAATGTACACGAAACAGGCAATTAAGCAAAAGGGGAATAGGGCTATATACTGTGTGCAAAGAAATTGGATAGTTAATTACCAGTGAAATGTCATATGAGGATCAAAATATCAGGATAATCTTTGTCcaggaggagaggaaaagaaaagtcacACACGCCCTAGTTATTAACAAATTTTATTATAATGAGCCCAACACAGGACAAAATGGCCGggaaaacagaaatacacaatGGTGTACATGTAGGGTAACCTTCACACACAACAcctcaaaaggaaaaaaaatataaaaatagccACTTTAGCTAATCTCCGGTGTGCTGCAGAGCGCTGTCAGCGGTTGAAAACAGACGTAAAACTTCATCAAGACTCGACCCTTCAAGcacaaacaatgaaaacagattttgtgtGCTTTGATCTGAGATAAACAGCAAACTTTAAATGGTTTAAACTGGATAATGCTGCTCAACGCCACAGTGACAAAAGATGGTATTAACAGACAGTTTCTTCTCTGACAGTAATAGTCCTCTGCGCATTAAAgtttttagtattatttaaCAACTACAGtgccttccaaaagtatttataacTCACTGAACTTTTCAACTGTCCTGTTACAATTActaactttaatgtattttgctgcatttttatgtGGTAGGGCAGAACAAGCTAAATTCGCCTCCATTTTCTCTGATACTTGCAACTTACATCGAGTGCAACTAACTGCATTTCAAAGTCACATAGAGATTTAGATCTGGACATGACTGGGGCCGTCTGCCACATGAATACATATTTAGCaaacctctgagaccttcacaggacagctgtatttatactgaggGTGACTTCTGTAAGCAACTGGTCGCTCTTTAAGTTTATTTAGGGGTAtaagaataaatttaaaaaaaccacTGCAATCTTTAAAATCTCCAGTTGTAACAAGTTTGTAAAACCATATATGGCTACGAATATTGTTGCAAAACACTGTGACTTAAGCATAATCAGCAGGTATCATTCCCTTTGATTATCACCGATGTTTAGCGACGGTTAAACCCTCAACACCAAATGTTCTGCCTTTGAAAACAGacagcaaaaacaccaaaatgtaGACAAAATATGCTCACAACACACAATTTTAGATTCtgtaaaatcatgaaaaacacACTCCAAACATACAGAGTCTCAATGTATCAATATCTTACCTAAAAACTCCTCCAGAGTAAAAAGAGGGTGCAAATACAGCAGATAAAAATCAAGCATCAAGTTAGCAAATTTTCTTAGGCAAGCTCGGAAAGTTTGTTTAATGCTACACTGCATGAACTCGGTGGCTTCTAAAGCTGAATATAGTTTACTCGCAGCATAACtcaagttcattttaaaacatcaaaccaTCAAAACTGCATacaatattgattaaaaagggAGGCAGCGGTTTTCTTTATTAGGCAGTATAAAGGTAGGAGGAAACACCTAATGCTGACAGTAAGCTTAGTATTTTAGGCACAAATTTGGAAGTGGATGACTGTATATTAAGCTATAAGAACAGGATCTCAACATAACAACCAAGCATCTTTTGTGattacaaaagcaaaattgtAGTTtgttaatcaataaaaaaagatttaagctGATCTAAAAAGCATGTGAGTTTTACAATGACATGTAGAGAACTGCTTGGTGCATTTATCCTTAGCAGCCGTTAATAAGCTTACTTATTCTAAACACTGTCCAAATACGAAAACCTAAACCACCCTAACTGTATCTGCATGAATCATCTGTGATTTTGTGCTATAAAAAGTGCATATCAAATTCTAGGTCTGAATAAAGGGAGGAGAAATATGACGTTATAAGCCTACATTATTGccatatattttttctttttttcccctcatcaaCGGCGCTGTGGAGTATCTTTATGCTGCCATGAAAAGTGTCCAAACCAAAGGCGGAGGATTTAACGCTGGAACGGAGCTTTGCCACGATTTCCCGCAGAGCCGAGTCTACACAAAACATCATAATTACAGAGCCCGTCGTGACTCCTAATCACAATCGCCATAAAAACGACATTACATCCGTCGTAAAGCTCTCGACGCCGCAATGATTCAAAGGAAATCATTCTGCTACCCGCCTGCAAACTCTCAAATGCCAGGCCCCAAAAATTCCTGCAGCTTCACGCTGAGCAACGGTCTTCTGTGAGCCATAAAGACGGCGTTGACCTGCCACTGTTGGCACGGCCGAGGCAATAACACAACAGTCTACAGGATGGGGTGGTGAAAGGGTAGTAGGGGGAGACAAGGTTGGTGGCAGATACAGAGTAATTGCATATAACTTTGTGTCCTGCGTTTATAATGTGCTGTTTATGTGCTTGTTAGTCGACgcagctggaaaacaaagtCCCTTCCTGCTTTGTGAATGCTCGCTGTTGTCTTGGCTGGATATCCGCCTGTCACCATAGCGAGGTGTCTGCCAGATCGCTGCAGGAAGACACAAGACAAGAGTGTGaataagtgtgtgtttgtgttggaaacggggaggggggaaaaaaagacacacattGCGGTCGAAAGCGGAGGCCAGAGCGCAGGAGCGGCTGAGTGGGAGAACGAGAGCCTTAACGATGCTGAAAATTGGCCCGTGACTGAGGTACACCCCTCAGGTAAATCATTGCTACAGCTTCCTGTCACATTCTCTGTCCCCTCGTCCTCCCATCCTGCCTCCCCTCCAGCGCCTCACCTCTGTCTCAGACAGTTTCCCCCGCTTCACCCTGACTCAACTTCATTTATGACCACATATTCAAAGCTTCCATCTCCAGGCCACAGCTCCCCCGTCGCCATAAATAACCGCTTGCATATGCATGTGTGCATACGCGAGCTCTGAAATCCACATGCAACCGGTCCTCTGCGAGGACAGAGACGCAAAGTGACGGACAGCGTTTAGGCGCGTGCCGTGCGTTTAATCAGCACAATTAACGTACGCCTTgatctggaaacattttatgctTTCACCCTCTGCTTCTCAGGTCAAAATATGATATTTCTCACTAAGGTTTACGTATAAAGCAGGCTGATTTACAGAGTGGTCCTGTTGGCACAAACCACATAAAGACGCTACCGGAGTTTATTAAAAGCAGTGTGCATGACAGAAGGGTATCCTCATGTTTCCTGGGACCTCACTTAATCACttctttaaattacaattttcaacataaaattgTCAATTCTCTCAACTTGTTGAAGGATTTCTTGATGAATTACAAGGATCAGGCTTAAGAGTAGGACTGCCTGTCTAATTGCGTGGTGATCAAATCTGTTATGGTGGGTTCCCAAAAAAGACTAGGAGGAGATTAAGTCCTCTAACTAGGGAAGTGAGACCTCAATTTATAAGGCACGATGGTCCAGACTACCACACAGGTGCTTGACCGGCACTGGTTGAACTCCCCTacagtttatattttctgttaaatttaacaaattttaaatcagACCTCTGCTTTCAGCAGTCTGTGGGGATGATGAGAGTAAATCTTTCTgtcaaattaacttttcaggGGTGCAGattgagtttgaagaaattttgTCACATCGTTTTGGTTTAAGTAGTTATACTTTAACATATGCTTAAGCCCCAAATTATTCATACTCCTGGCATATTTAGATCTaagattattttcattcaactaaaaattttgtttctgaatcaAAAATGATGCAGGTatacctaaaaaaataataaaacaatgtaaaaggagtagatatatattttaattaattacttacccgtttttaattatgttttattataatatggaatttcaaaaaatctttttaccCTTCTAAATGATCAATGGCAAAGTCTTTATCGACATTACAGCAATCAAACCCTTTCCATAATTGCTGAACAGCATTTGGCATGCTTTGAGAGCGGCATTATGATTATCATTGGTGCTGTGAGGCCTTGTGCTGTCCACCCTAATCACAATAAAGTTGGTAATGTGATTTGGCCACTCCAAATGGCTAATATGACTTACAATCAGCAGAAACACGTGGGTAAGCTTAACATATtaatttaaacctaaatctgatgaacatgtgaataattttgagctGAACTGTAGCGTCACCGTACTAATGACAACACCATGATCTAGGTAATGGATTTACAATacaaaaagtatatatatattttgtaattgcTTTGgtattgaaatgaaaatgattcaaaGAGAGTTCTTTATTTACTACATTATGTTCAGTGTGTAGGTCATGAGGATTTGCTACCTGAGAAATGCGTCCTTGTACTCAGGCAACAGAAGTGCTGTTTCCTCTTCAGAGTTTTTGCTTCCGTGGAGGACTGGATCAGATTCGTCCTCCTAAATGCCGGCgtaaagcacacacacacaaacacacacacacacacacatagaacAGGAGTCAGGCAGTTAACTCATATCTCTCCAGCACCTATTACAGTCGAATAACTTGCCAACTAGCAGCCTAATTGCTTCCATGAGATAATGTCTATATCAAACGACCCACTGCCCACGTTTAACTGGTGTGCATGGCTATTAGTTGGAAGCCATAGCTCATTTTCACTATCACATATAATTACACTGTGGTGACAGCGAGCGGCTCTGATAGCGCGTCTCACCGAATCAGAGCTGTGAGGCAGAGTGTCGGCGTTGGCCTGGTGTGGCAGGGAGAGCGGGGCGGGCTGGTTGATGACCACAGCGCTCCTGTCCGTGTCCCGCTGGGCGACAGCGGGGGTTGAGAGCAGCAGGGAGTCAGGCTGGCCCTGCTCGCAAAGGCTGTAGTGGCCCAGAGATCTTGGCGGATGGAGGATCTGCAAAGCCTCTGGGCTCTCATCCTCAGAGTCGGATAGCGCAGTCTCAGGACGCCCTGCCAGAAAGATTAGTTGGTAAAGAGAAGGAGGTCACGTTCCCGCTCACAGAACCGCTCTCATCACACGCAACAGAAGCCACGTCGAGTGATATTTAGTGCTCCTCCTCTCTGATAGCAGATGACACTTTTATTGTTCACATCTGCAGGGCATACAGTAGATTGATGTGCAGCTCAATTTACCTGTAGAGGCAATTGGAGCCGCGTCCCACCTGGCAGTGGTCACTGTTCCCGTCTTCTGCTCCAGCTGACAGATGTACTCCATCAACTCCTGTGGCAGAAATTACATGGATCACATCACAAGCTCAAGCAGGGCTCCATCAGCATTACCCTTATATCCGGGATACCAGGCATCGTCAAACTGAAGTCACGTGAAAATGTTGCgcaataaacacacaaaacaaaaaaacccacatcaTTTAATATAAATAGAACTCCTCTGATGCACTAAATATcaaaacctttgtttttatgcactttGATTGGAGAACAACTGCGATTGTTAAACGAGTCTGCAGCTGGCAAACGCGACGCTGGTTAGCcaacaaaaactgcagacaCATTAACAGCCGCAGCACTGACTGACCTGAAAACCAGCATTTTATATTGCACTATAAACAATTTATATAGCACAATAACAAGAAGACAACAACACAGAAGATCCCCAACACCTGGGATATGCAAGATTCCGACATTCTTGTTGCATCAGTATGAATTTGTCATAAAACCCAAGTTATATGACACAGGAAGTatgctaaatgttttaataattgttattatAGGAATAGTGATATTCAAACGCATGTCAATTAGAAAAAACTCCTCAGCTCCTGACCCGTTTCTCTGCTCGCAGctgctctttctctttctgtgcaACCTTCTGGCTGGCTTTCAGCTCTTGCAGCTCCCTTCGTCTTTCACTCAGCTGAACctgagtaaaaaacaaaacagcgtaaaaaaaaacaaaacaaaaaaaaagcagcattgAATGTCAGaatcatttatttcataaagcaaCAAATGGGGTATGAACAAGTTAACTGGCTACGCAGTTCACATGacaattcccccccccccccccctttgaAACACCTCCTGTTTGTGTCATGACTGAAAGGACTTTTTATCACAAGGTGATTGCTACATTGAATGAAAATACAGTCTCTCTCTCGCTCACTCACCCGGTTGCAATCTTTTTCTCTACCAAGCTCAACCTCCAGCTTCACTCTCTCCATCGTTTCCTCCTGCAGCCTCTCTTGCATCTTCTGCAGCTCTGCGTTGAGTCTCTCCGAGTGTTCCTGGTCCAACTGTGGATGTGACACACACAACGTATGAAATGCTTTCCCAAATTAGATTCCTTTAATAACGTGCAAAGTCCTGAGTCAGCCACAGACTCCATAATCGGAGTGAATCTATTACCTCCGCAGCGTTCTGCAGACTCTGCCTATCTTGAGCCCAGTTGGCTCTTCCTTCCCTCAAGGCCATGCTGGCATCTGCAAGCTGAATGGTGAGTTGGGCAGCCTGCACTCGAGCCTGGTGCAGTTCGGCCTGCACATGATCCTTTTGGGCTGCCAGCGAGCTTAGATCGCTCTTCAGGCCCTCAACGGTGCGTTCGCTTATGTGAAATCGCTCACGTAAGCTCCGCATCTCCTTCAGCGATGCTTCACTTTCAGTCTGTTGACAAAGCAAGCCAGAAAGGACACGTCTGGTTAGCATCGTGGCAAAACAGAAAGTAATTTGAGATACTGGTGCtggttttataaaaaaacaaaaaacaaaaaggcaggttgttttcattttaagcaTTAACAAGAGTGgtattaaaaatctaaatgcaaagacacaattttaaaattaaaccagaataaagagacattttctctttcactttGCGTAGGATTATTCAGGTGGAAATGCCATTCTTTTTCAAACTCCTTTAtccatcattaaaataaatgttaaagttcacTACCAGGTTATGGCAGACATTTCTACATACACAAATatgaaagcagaaacaaaataaacagattgtaAGGATGTGGATAGATGAACAGAGATAAATGAGCTGGTGAACagacaaatggaaaaactgacaGATGGATAAATAGATGGACAAATGGGctgacaaacataaaaatgacaaagagaTTAAAAATGGATCAATGGATATAACTACTAagcaataagaaaaagaaataaagtcttGAAATAATCTGTTTGATACTTAGACTTGGAAGAGGCTCAAATCAAATTCcgatttttttctgacagcgTACAAACTTCTGCAAATGTGCAAACATGTTTAATCCTTAAAATATCTGACCTCCTTCCTGTGGGCAGTGGTGAGTTTCTGTGTGAGGGTGGTGATGGTGTTCTGGAGCTGCAGGACGCTGGTGTCTCTCTGGGCCAGGGAGTTCCTGAGAACCTGGAACTCTTTCGACAAACTCCTGAGCTCAGCTTCAGTCTGATCCAGCTTGTTCTAGCAAACAGGCCAAATTGAAGAAATCAAAGTAAAGACCAACAGAGATGCCAGTTTACTCTTACCACTGAATTGGTTTAAGAGGAAAATACCTGCAGGCCTTTATTTTCAGTCTCCTCCTCTTTCCTCAAGGCAATTGCCCTCTTGGCTCTGTCTTTCATTctgtaaatacatatttttggcTATGGGTGATCAAAACAATTCATGATAcctctccaaaaaaaaaaaaaaaaactgaaaaaaagtcaaacctCTCCaattctgtctctctttctacGGCTCTTTGTGTCAGTGTTTTGATGTCTTCTTCAAGCTCTCTGATTAGCTGCTCTTTTGCTGCCTTGACCTCCATTAAAGCAGCTTTCTCCTGGGCTAAACAATCTCGTAAAGCTGTTTCATCCTGAAATACCAGAATTCAAGTCAGGCTTTGAAGATCTCTAAGCATCTGGTGAGGAAAATGAATTGAACATCGTCTTAAACATAAATGTAGGACAATAAGAGAGCAGACCATCGAGGTTAATGCACCACCTTTTGCTTCATCTCCATCTCCTCAATCTTCTGATCACTCTGCGCCAGCTCCTCCTTCAGCCTGCTGACCTCACGCTCCAACCCTCTGCGCTGTCTGTCCCATTGCTGCTTCTCCCTCTTGTAGTCCTCCCTGTCTCTCTCCCTTTGCTTTTTGGCCGCCTCCTGCTCACGCAGCAGCTCAGTGCGCTCCTGCAGACACTCCTGTAGCCGACTCTGAGAAGAGACGGGGAGAAACCCGGGCTACGTCTATGGATGTCCTTTATCTACGCTCATTAATTATGCAGCTCTAAAAAGCGTACGCTAACCCAGAGCCTCGTCAATGTTATTTATTGTCATCGTCATGCTCAGACTCACCTGCAGCAGTTCGGCCCTGGGTATTACCAGTAGCATGCCTGTGCCTCCGTCCTCACCGTGGGATTCGTCCTCCAGGGTCACCAGGTCTTCCAGAGGCTTCGGTGCACAGAAAGTGAATGCTGAGCTGCGGGAGCACACTTCCCCTTTAGCATCAACATATATGAACTCATACTCCTGGGAGCTGGGCTTGGGCAGGTAGGAGGCTGAAAGTGATGAAACAAAGTCTTCTTTAACAAGCCAGCGATTATCAGAGAAAGACTGCAATACTTTATTTACAACGGTGGCTCAAGTGGTAGAAATTCGTCCTGTAACTGGTGGGTTGCCAGTTCAAACCCCTGCTCTGTTCTTTGCTTGCTGGTGGTGATCAGAGCCCTAACCGCCACCAGCCCTACCCCAACAGTGCTTCTCATTATACCTTCAACAACTGTTTTTAGGAGCactggactgagaagtagttcataTGATAAACTCGGGAGACACACAGTTCCACTAGCTGtatgctaattgctgctgctagtctggaggagctaaGTGGAGAAGGCATTGGGAGGTGGAAGTTCGGctagaaactgcagctccaaggaggagctgtgtgGAAGTAGGCGGGTCTTTGTCAGAGCAAGCTTTTA
The genomic region above belongs to Xiphophorus maculatus strain JP 163 A chromosome 1, X_maculatus-5.0-male, whole genome shotgun sequence and contains:
- the LOC102236365 gene encoding calcium-binding and coiled-coil domain-containing protein 1-like — encoded protein: MDKAWRVEFRNVGCAYFPQSRVDCHYTLSSQHSWVSSDWIGLFKVGWSSMKDYETFVWALAPADYQEGTEVNCCVHFQASYLPKPSSQEYEFIYVDAKGEVCSRSSAFTFCAPKPLEDLVTLEDESHGEDGGTGMLLVIPRAELLQSRLQECLQERTELLREQEAAKKQRERDREDYKREKQQWDRQRRGLEREVSRLKEELAQSDQKIEEMEMKQKDETALRDCLAQEKAALMEVKAAKEQLIRELEEDIKTLTQRAVERETELERMKDRAKRAIALRKEEETENKGLQNKLDQTEAELRSLSKEFQVLRNSLAQRDTSVLQLQNTITTLTQKLTTAHRKETESEASLKEMRSLRERFHISERTVEGLKSDLSSLAAQKDHVQAELHQARVQAAQLTIQLADASMALREGRANWAQDRQSLQNAAELDQEHSERLNAELQKMQERLQEETMERVKLEVELGREKDCNRVQLSERRRELQELKASQKVAQKEKEQLRAEKRELMEYICQLEQKTGTVTTARWDAAPIASTGRPETALSDSEDESPEALQILHPPRSLGHYSLCEQGQPDSLLLSTPAVAQRDTDRSAVVINQPAPLSLPHQANADTLPHSSDSEDESDPVLHGSKNSEEETALLLPEYKDAFLSDLADTSLW